In one Rhodopirellula halodulae genomic region, the following are encoded:
- a CDS encoding RluA family pseudouridine synthase codes for MREFVVPESAHGFRIDLFLTQSCDGYSRSQIRDAVQNDGAEVDGRVIRPSYKVKAGQVVRFRVPPPASDDTVPENIPLDILYEDDGLVVINKPAGMVVHPARGNWTGTLTSALAFRFQSLSDVGGPTRPGIVHRLDRDTSGVIVVAKNNAVHLNLAAQWHDREVKKQYTAITSGRLDRDRDWIHASIGRHPYQRDKQAIREGHSTSKSASTFYEVVERHGRVTRVDVHPKTGRTHQIRVHLAHIGCPILCDRLYGGHSELTRSQIRRLAGIEEATPGAKPTAEGDEVILGRQALHAKSLTFTNPQTGKEMTLTAPLPPDMQSVLDLLSNDSPS; via the coding sequence ATGCGAGAATTTGTCGTTCCTGAATCCGCCCACGGGTTTCGAATCGATCTGTTCTTGACCCAATCCTGCGACGGATACAGCCGCTCGCAAATTCGCGATGCGGTTCAGAACGACGGTGCGGAAGTCGACGGTCGCGTCATTCGGCCCAGCTACAAAGTGAAAGCCGGCCAAGTGGTCCGCTTTCGTGTTCCGCCACCGGCTTCGGATGACACGGTGCCGGAGAACATCCCGCTGGACATTTTGTACGAAGACGACGGACTGGTCGTCATCAACAAACCCGCGGGAATGGTCGTCCACCCCGCGCGAGGCAACTGGACCGGAACGCTGACCAGTGCGTTGGCCTTTCGCTTTCAATCGCTTTCCGATGTCGGCGGCCCCACACGCCCCGGCATTGTCCACCGGTTGGACCGGGACACCAGCGGCGTCATCGTGGTGGCGAAAAACAACGCCGTGCACCTGAACCTGGCGGCTCAGTGGCACGATCGCGAAGTGAAGAAACAATACACGGCGATCACGTCCGGACGACTGGACCGCGACCGCGACTGGATCCACGCGTCGATCGGTCGGCACCCTTACCAACGTGACAAACAAGCCATCCGCGAAGGCCACTCGACCAGCAAATCAGCCTCGACGTTTTACGAAGTCGTTGAACGCCACGGACGAGTCACCCGTGTCGACGTGCACCCCAAGACCGGACGCACCCACCAAATTCGAGTGCACTTGGCACACATCGGTTGCCCGATTCTTTGCGACCGACTGTATGGCGGGCACTCCGAACTGACACGCTCGCAAATTCGACGCTTGGCGGGGATCGAAGAAGCAACGCCCGGCGCGAAACCGACCGCGGAAGGCGACGAAGTCATCCTCGGCCGCCAAGCGTTGCACGCGAAATCACTGACGTTCACCAATCCGCAGACGGGCAAGGAAATGACGCTGACCGCGCCGCTCCCTCCCGACATGCAATCCGTTCTCGACCTGTTGTCCAACGACTCGCCTTCCTAA
- a CDS encoding tetratricopeptide repeat protein, producing the protein MNSERRHQLNENELAGALGKLNHSIEPYSKPIALGVAAFFVAVLGYGFYSSTQSDNRSDATLQLIDASITGDTESLATIAAQYPNTSAAAWARLYQGGQQMGAGISSLYTSRDEAETLLDDAVDAYQQAMQLSKDAMIQSRARYGLAQIAEARGDIEGAIEQYEAAMAVGESAAMIEEAKARVEVLSSPQSKEFLAWFDEQDFSPADPSLPPSLPGAGELPDLPDLDLPPLDLPMDDSADETEEPAEEASDAAKTETTEPAEPEEQPAEEMKEETASEEASEEKPAETEEAVEEKSVEETATDEISAEEAPTVEPPADDPAASDE; encoded by the coding sequence ATGAACAGCGAGCGACGTCATCAGCTGAACGAGAATGAACTTGCCGGAGCCCTCGGGAAGTTGAATCACTCGATCGAGCCTTACTCCAAACCCATCGCACTGGGCGTGGCTGCATTCTTCGTGGCCGTGTTGGGATACGGGTTTTATTCCAGCACTCAATCGGACAATCGCAGCGATGCGACACTGCAATTGATCGACGCTTCGATCACCGGCGATACCGAAAGCTTGGCGACCATCGCCGCTCAATACCCCAACACTTCGGCAGCGGCCTGGGCACGGTTGTACCAGGGCGGACAACAAATGGGAGCTGGAATTTCTTCGTTGTACACGAGTCGCGACGAAGCCGAAACATTGCTCGACGATGCCGTCGACGCTTACCAGCAAGCCATGCAGTTGAGCAAAGACGCGATGATTCAATCGCGAGCCCGCTACGGATTGGCGCAGATCGCCGAAGCTCGCGGTGATATCGAAGGTGCCATCGAGCAATACGAAGCCGCGATGGCGGTTGGCGAATCGGCCGCCATGATCGAAGAAGCCAAAGCACGCGTCGAAGTTCTCTCGTCGCCGCAATCAAAAGAATTCCTCGCTTGGTTCGATGAGCAAGACTTCTCGCCAGCGGACCCAAGCTTGCCACCATCGCTGCCGGGAGCCGGCGAACTGCCAGACCTGCCAGACTTGGACCTACCACCATTGGATTTGCCAATGGATGACTCAGCCGACGAGACCGAGGAGCCCGCTGAAGAAGCATCGGACGCGGCAAAAACGGAAACGACCGAGCCCGCTGAGCCGGAAGAGCAACCCGCGGAAGAGATGAAGGAAGAAACCGCCAGCGAAGAAGCCTCCGAAGAAAAGCCCGCTGAAACGGAGGAAGCTGTGGAAGAAAAATCGGTGGAAGAAACCGCCACTGATGAAATCTCTGCCGAGGAAGCTCCCACCGTGGAACCGCCTGCCGACGACCCCGCCGCATCCGACGAGTGA
- a CDS encoding response regulator, whose product MTAPENQPSESKPASAKTRVLIAEDDPVLRHLLQFTIQRAEMDVTAVADGQLAWETIQSGEKFDVMVTDHEMPSLSGMELIRRVMETSPISVIVLCTAKGFEIDPDQICDRPGVVSLMSKPFSPRQLVHIIQQRLAGNAAE is encoded by the coding sequence ATGACTGCTCCTGAAAACCAACCTTCCGAATCCAAGCCTGCCAGCGCGAAGACGAGGGTGTTGATCGCCGAAGACGACCCGGTGCTGCGGCATTTGTTGCAATTCACCATCCAGCGAGCGGAAATGGATGTCACCGCCGTGGCGGACGGCCAACTCGCTTGGGAGACCATTCAATCCGGCGAAAAGTTTGATGTGATGGTCACCGATCACGAAATGCCCTCGCTCAGCGGCATGGAACTCATCCGCCGTGTCATGGAAACGTCGCCGATCTCCGTGATCGTTCTCTGCACCGCCAAAGGGTTCGAAATCGATCCCGATCAAATTTGCGATCGCCCAGGTGTGGTGTCGTTGATGAGTAAACCGTTCAGTCCACGGCAATTGGTCCACATCATCCAGCAACGTTTGGCTGGCAACGCCGCCGAGTGA